A part of Rhipicephalus microplus isolate Deutch F79 chromosome 8, USDA_Rmic, whole genome shotgun sequence genomic DNA contains:
- the LOC142769297 gene encoding uncharacterized protein LOC142769297 codes for MIATDIIRDLREDPDKVCGHEDHVVLKLEKPWLPSVSSSSSSSTPTLPQGLSCNDKGHLITTIADAFVENRGFLSNHCGCCAVRLGFVRRVPAVGRSSVTCTVQSQDARDRPVTQGVLPIVICGAHCLPKVTTTHSQTIAAFGVFDQLAGVSLMFIAQGMLCSLQGLVKDTLKHLPLEHLSLKFVKDVSLPAVAKHWPSLETLSLPKCSVIDDDADNLILGSSARLVNLRLGGDIAIRTFEALLGARRWVISLRLDGDLFVTSFVIRS; via the exons ATGATTGCCACAGACATCATCCGCGACCTGCGTGAAGACCCTGACAAGGTTTGCGGACACGAGGACCACGTTGTGCTCAAGCTTGAAAAACCGTGGCTACCGTCAGTGTCCTCCTCGTCTTCATCTTCGACACCGACACTCCCGCAGGGTCTGTCTTGCAACGACAAAGGCCACCTCATCACCACTATCGCCGACGCGTTCGTCGAGAACCGCGGCTTCCTCAGCAACCACTGTGGTTGCTGCGCTGTTCGGCTGGGCTTCGTTCGACGAGTGCCGGCCGTTGGGCGCAGCAGCGTGACTTGTACTGTACAAAGTCAGGACGCTCGTGATCGTCC tgtgacgcaggGAGTTCTGCCCATTGTTATTTGCGGagctcactgtcttccgaag GTTACCACAACTCACAGTCAGACTATCGCTGCATTCGGGGTCTTTGACCAGCTCGCTGGCGTCTCACTGATGTTTATTGCACAAGGCATGCTGTGCTCGTTACAAGGGCTTGTCAAGGACACACTCAAACATCTCCCACTGGAGCACCTGTCACTCAAGTTCGTCAAAGATGTCAGTCTTCCCGCTGTTGCCAAGCACTGGCCAAGCCTGGAGACCCTGTCACTGCCCAAATGCTCAGTCATCGACGATGACGCCGACAACCTTATCCTCGGATCGTCCGCAAGACTGGTCAATCTGCGACTGGGAGGGGACATCGCGATTCGCACATTCGAGGCGCTGCTTGGAGCGAGAAGGTGGGTCATTTCGCTCCGCCTCGATGGGGACCTTTTTGTGACATCATTTGTCATCCGCAGTTAA